The window TAATCGTATTAATCGCTTGTGGTTTCTTAGCTTATAAAACCTTTTTAACTACAACCCAACCTGCTGCTGAGCTGGTTTGGAAGTTGGCCAACACACCTGCCAAATCGGTTAAAAAGCTTACCCTGGCCGATGGTACCACAGTAACCTTAAATGCCGTATCCGAACTAAAATACCCTGCAAACTTTACAGGTAATACCCGCGAGGTATACTTAACAGGTGAAGCCTTTTTCGATGTACACAAAGATGCAACACACCCTTTTATTATCCATACCGATAAAATACAGGTAAAAGTTTTAGGAACTGCCTTTGATGTTAAAGCCTATAAAAACGATGCTTTTACAGAAACTACCTTAATTAGAGGTCGTGTAGAAGTGCGGTTAAATGATAACAGCAACCAAAAATTCGTACTGCAACCCAACGATAAATTTGTACTGCACAACCAGAAAAAAGAGGCCAGTATGGAGCAGTTACATTATTTTGCAGGACAAGATCCCGCTACAATTATCGAAACCTCGTGGACCAATAACAGGCTTACATTTAAAAACAGTGATTTCGCTTCCATTACCAATCAGTTTGAAAGATGGTATGGCATAAAAATTATGTTCGAAAACGAAAAGCTGAAGAATTTGAAATTTACCGGCCAGTTTACCCAGGAGAGTATTACCGAAGTGCTCGATGCGCTAAAGATGATTGAGCATTTTAATTATAAAATAAAAGATCAAACTGTTTACATTTACCACTGATGTTGTTAAACCGGGGGCTGATCTGTTGTTATGAGGCTGATTTCGAAATTACTTTTTTTATTATGCCTGTTCTGTTGCCTCAATAGTTATGCTCAAACCCGGGTTAGCCTCAATGTAAAAGCAGTAAGTTTCGAAAGTGTAATCGATTCCATTCAGCATCAAACCAGCTACCGCTTTGTTTTCAGCGAATCGAAAATCCCGCAACACCTCATTACCCTAAAAGTGCAGGATGCCGAGGTAACCAATGTTTTAACCCGGCTATTAAAAAATACAGGCTATACCTATGCCCTGTTGCCCAATCAACTTATTGTAATTAAGCAACTCGAACATCGTGGCGGCTTTATCGATACAGCCACCAATCTCAAAGAGGTGGTAATAACTGCTCTGGGTATTAAAAAAGACAACCGTAAAATTGGCTATGCCGTAACAGTAGTGCCCGGCGAAACCTTAACCCAGGCACGCGAATCTAATTTTATCCTATCGTTACAGGGCCGTGTTGCCGGTTTAAGCATTAATGGTACTAACGGCGGGCCTTCCTCTTCAGCCCGGATTTTACTGAGAGGGGTTGCCAGTATGAGCGCCGCTTCGCCCCTGTTTGTAATTAATGGCCTGCCTATCGATAACAGCATTCGCGGCAGTGCCAATGAGTATGGTGGTGCCGATTATGGCGACGGTATCAGCAACATCAATCCCGATGATATTGAAACGGTTACCATCCTGAAAGGTTCGGCAGCCTCCGCTTTATATGGAGCCAGGGCGGCAAATGGTGTAATCCTTATTAGCTTAAAGAGCGGAAAAGAAAATGCCACCTCATCGTTCGAATATAATTCCAACCTTTCTTTCGATAGCCCTGTAAACAACACCGATTTTCAATATGTGTATGGTCAGGGAGCACAAAACAAACGCCCGGCCGATTTTTATGGGGCAACTTCTACAGGCATTTCGAGCTGGGGAGAAAAAATGGATGGCAAACTTTCGCCACAGGTTGATGGCTCATCGAAACCTTACCTGCCTGCTAAAAACAACATCAAAAATTTTTACCGCATTGCACCTGCCTTTACCAATACCATTTCGCTGGTAGGTGGCACAAAACGTAGCATTTACCGCCTTTCGGCCTCTAACCTCGATCACAGTTCTATTTTAAAGAACGGCCACCTAAACCGTAAAACATTTAATGTTTACGGTTCTTTCGACCTGTCGAAAAAGCTTACCATTGGTTTTAACAGCAATTACATTTACGAAAACAATAAGAATAAAAGCTACCTGAGCGATGGGCCATTAAACGCCAATTATGGCATCGCAGCATTGGCTACCAGTTTAGACGAATCGTTGCTGGCACCTGGATACGATGATACCAATGGAAACGAAAGCCGCTGGAATGCCGATGAATATAAAACCAACCCCTATTTTTTGCTCAACCGCCAGGCCGATTACGCCAAACGCAACCGCTCCATTTCGTCGGGCTCTGTAAAATACCAATTTAATAACTGGCTGGCCATACAGGGCAGAATGGGCTACGATGTTAGCAATGATCAATTACTTAGTATTTTACCAACAGGAACAGCTTTTTCGGTAAACAGGCAGGGCGGTATTAACAAACTCGACACACTCCATACTTCTGAATTTAATACAGATTTTTTGCTCACCGCAAACCGAAACATCAGCAAAAACATCAACATGGATGTTTCGCTTGGTGCAAATTACCGTGAAAGAAACGGTGCTACAGATAAAACAGTGGGCTCACAGTTTATCATCCCTTACCTATACACTCCTGAAAACCTGGTTACCAAAAGCAGCATCCATGCCATTTCAAAAATAGTAACAGAATCGGCATACTTTACTGCCGATCTGGCCTATAAACAACTGCTAAATTTCTCATTAACGGGCAGGTACGATGTATATTCTACCCTACCTTCAAACAACAGGGGTATATTTGTTCCCGGTATTTCGGGCAGTTTTATTTTTTCAGATTTGCTTTCCATCAAAAACCTAAGTTTTGGTAAACTCCGCTTAGATTATGCCCGTACCAGCGGCGAACCAACCACCCCTTACACCACGCAGATTTACTACGCTTCGAACGATAACATTAACGGCGTACCTCTGGGCGATTTCGCTAAAGATTTACCCAATTACAACCTAAAACCCTTTACCCTCGATGAATATGAAGCCGGCCTAAACCTGAAGTTTTTTGAAAGCAGGCTAACTTTCGATTTAACTTATTACCACCGAGTAACCAATAACGAAATCATCAACGCCAAACAATCCGTAACCACCGGTTTTACCTCTGCCTATGTTAATCTGGGTAAAACGCGCAATACCGGAATAGAAACTGCGATTACTTATACCCCTATTCTTCAAAAAAATAAGAAATGGGATATCGATTTCAACTTCACTTACGTTAAAAACACATTGTTATCGATAGATGGCAATAGCAATTACACACTAACGGGGGCTTATCGCCCGCTAAATGCCAATACCGCTTTGGTTGTGGGCAAACCGATTACGCAAATAATGGCTTACGATTATAAAAGAGATGCTTCAGGAAATATTATTGTAGGTAGTGACGGTATCCCCAAACGAGGCGATTTTGTGCCCATGGGTACCACCATCCCGCCCTTTTACGGCGGACTTAACAACCGCTTTACCTTTAAGCAGTTCCAATTCTCTTTCCTGATTGACTTTAGGTTTGGCAATAGAATTTTATCGGCAACCGAAAACTATTCTTATGTAAACGGCTTAAATAAAGCTACACTGGTTGGTCGCGAAACAGGTATAGTTGTAGATGGCGTTTATGAAAACGGCACCAAAAACACCACTAACGTGCCGGCATATAGTTACTATCCTGAACTGGCCAGTAACATTTCGGCCTTATCAGTATTAAACGGCAGTTT is drawn from Pedobacter sp. HDW13 and contains these coding sequences:
- a CDS encoding SusC/RagA family TonB-linked outer membrane protein codes for the protein MRLISKLLFLLCLFCCLNSYAQTRVSLNVKAVSFESVIDSIQHQTSYRFVFSESKIPQHLITLKVQDAEVTNVLTRLLKNTGYTYALLPNQLIVIKQLEHRGGFIDTATNLKEVVITALGIKKDNRKIGYAVTVVPGETLTQARESNFILSLQGRVAGLSINGTNGGPSSSARILLRGVASMSAASPLFVINGLPIDNSIRGSANEYGGADYGDGISNINPDDIETVTILKGSAASALYGARAANGVILISLKSGKENATSSFEYNSNLSFDSPVNNTDFQYVYGQGAQNKRPADFYGATSTGISSWGEKMDGKLSPQVDGSSKPYLPAKNNIKNFYRIAPAFTNTISLVGGTKRSIYRLSASNLDHSSILKNGHLNRKTFNVYGSFDLSKKLTIGFNSNYIYENNKNKSYLSDGPLNANYGIAALATSLDESLLAPGYDDTNGNESRWNADEYKTNPYFLLNRQADYAKRNRSISSGSVKYQFNNWLAIQGRMGYDVSNDQLLSILPTGTAFSVNRQGGINKLDTLHTSEFNTDFLLTANRNISKNINMDVSLGANYRERNGATDKTVGSQFIIPYLYTPENLVTKSSIHAISKIVTESAYFTADLAYKQLLNFSLTGRYDVYSTLPSNNRGIFVPGISGSFIFSDLLSIKNLSFGKLRLDYARTSGEPTTPYTTQIYYASNDNINGVPLGDFAKDLPNYNLKPFTLDEYEAGLNLKFFESRLTFDLTYYHRVTNNEIINAKQSVTTGFTSAYVNLGKTRNTGIETAITYTPILQKNKKWDIDFNFTYVKNTLLSIDGNSNYTLTGAYRPLNANTALVVGKPITQIMAYDYKRDASGNIIVGSDGIPKRGDFVPMGTTIPPFYGGLNNRFTFKQFQFSFLIDFRFGNRILSATENYSYVNGLNKATLVGRETGIVVDGVYENGTKNTTNVPAYSYYPELASNISALSVLNGSFIKFRQATLGYVFNPKALLKTPFKSISIDLVGRNLFTLLKYTKNIDPESEFSPILAYAGIEGASLPATRTFGINFNFKFK
- a CDS encoding FecR family protein: MTDQRFTELLGKQLAGEISPEESTEFKTLLASNESYQQEYQSLSTYFSKKEAPGQNVDEVFNRITTKISTKEGPAVQPLKASMNYSIWLKVAAVIVLIACGFLAYKTFLTTTQPAAELVWKLANTPAKSVKKLTLADGTTVTLNAVSELKYPANFTGNTREVYLTGEAFFDVHKDATHPFIIHTDKIQVKVLGTAFDVKAYKNDAFTETTLIRGRVEVRLNDNSNQKFVLQPNDKFVLHNQKKEASMEQLHYFAGQDPATIIETSWTNNRLTFKNSDFASITNQFERWYGIKIMFENEKLKNLKFTGQFTQESITEVLDALKMIEHFNYKIKDQTVYIYH